One genomic segment of Caloranaerobacter ferrireducens includes these proteins:
- the orr gene encoding ornithine racemase Orr produces the protein MRYPCVEISLDKIKHNTEKLVELCKKNKINVAGVTKVFCGEPKIAKTMVDGGVQILADSRIENLIKLREIEIPKMLLRLPMISQVDDVVRYSDISLNSELKTIKELSKKAVELNKKHKIILMVDLGDLREGIFDEEEIFLVVSEILKLDGIELIGIGTNLTCYGGVIPKYENLSRLVKIKMNIEKKFNIKLDIISGGNSSSLYLLENGEIPEEINQLRLGESIVLGRETAYGKNIEDTYDDCFKLIVEIIEVKEKPSVPIGEIGMDAFGNTPTFVDKGIVKRAICAIGKQDIDLGDIIPYDKDIEILGASSDHLILDITKCKNDYGIGDNIEFKLTYGGILKVMTSEYVEKNFRY, from the coding sequence ATGCGATATCCATGTGTAGAGATTTCATTAGATAAAATCAAGCACAATACTGAAAAGCTTGTTGAATTATGTAAAAAAAATAAGATAAATGTGGCTGGTGTGACAAAAGTATTTTGTGGTGAACCAAAAATAGCTAAAACAATGGTAGATGGTGGAGTACAAATATTAGCTGATTCAAGAATAGAAAATTTGATTAAATTAAGAGAAATTGAAATTCCTAAGATGCTACTTAGACTTCCTATGATAAGTCAAGTAGATGATGTTGTAAGATATTCTGATATATCTTTGAACTCTGAGCTAAAAACAATAAAAGAACTATCTAAAAAAGCTGTAGAGTTAAATAAAAAGCATAAAATAATTTTAATGGTTGATTTAGGAGATTTAAGAGAAGGGATATTTGATGAAGAAGAAATTTTTTTAGTAGTATCGGAGATATTAAAATTAGATGGTATAGAACTAATAGGTATTGGTACAAATCTTACTTGTTATGGAGGAGTAATACCAAAATATGAGAATTTAAGTAGGTTAGTTAAAATAAAAATGAATATTGAAAAGAAGTTTAATATAAAACTAGATATTATTTCAGGCGGGAATTCAAGTAGTTTATATTTGTTAGAAAATGGTGAAATACCAGAAGAGATAAATCAGTTAAGGTTAGGAGAATCAATAGTTTTGGGTAGAGAAACAGCATATGGCAAAAATATTGAAGATACATATGATGATTGTTTCAAACTCATTGTGGAAATTATTGAGGTTAAAGAAAAACCTTCAGTTCCAATAGGAGAAATAGGTATGGATGCTTTTGGCAATACACCTACATTTGTTGATAAAGGTATTGTGAAAAGAGCTATTTGTGCTATAGGGAAGCAAGATATTGATTTAGGTGATATTATACCTTATGACAAAGATATTGAAATATTAGGCGCAAGTAGTGATCATTTGATTTTAGATATTACGAAATGTAAGAATGATTATGGGATTGGAGATAATATAGAGTTTAAGTTAACTTATGGTGGCATATTAAAAGTTATGACATCTGAATATGTAGAGAAAAATTTTAGATACTAA
- a CDS encoding radical SAM protein, with the protein MLRVNEIFLSIQGEGISTGLPTIFIRLTGCNLRCSYCDTTYSYNYGNLMTIEQIIDKVKIFGYKRICITGGEPLLQNDIMKLLDKLTDYEVNIETNGSVDISKYKLTKKHRFTMDIKTPTSNEHKKMRLSNFNYLRDNDEIKFVIGTREDYNWSKEIIKKYYNKGIITFSPIYNMIEPKEIVSWILKDKLDVRFQLQLHKIIWNPDERGV; encoded by the coding sequence ATGTTAAGAGTAAATGAGATATTTTTAAGTATACAAGGGGAAGGTATTTCAACTGGGTTGCCTACCATTTTTATAAGATTAACTGGATGCAACTTAAGATGTAGTTACTGTGATACAACTTATTCTTATAATTATGGTAATCTGATGACTATTGAGCAAATAATTGATAAAGTCAAAATTTTTGGTTACAAAAGAATATGTATAACTGGCGGAGAACCTCTTTTACAAAACGATATCATGAAGTTGCTAGACAAATTGACAGATTATGAAGTAAATATAGAAACAAATGGTTCAGTAGATATAAGTAAATACAAGCTTACTAAAAAACATAGATTTACTATGGATATTAAAACTCCTACTTCAAATGAACATAAGAAAATGAGATTAAGCAATTTTAACTATCTAAGAGATAATGACGAGATAAAGTTTGTAATAGGGACTCGAGAGGATTATAATTGGTCTAAAGAAATTATAAAAAAATACTATAATAAAGGTATTATTACCTTTTCGCCAATTTATAATATGATTGAACCAAAAGAAATTGTTAGTTGGATATTGAAAGACAAATTAGATGTTAGGTTTCAACTTCAATTGCACAAAATTATATGGAATCCAGATGAAAGAGGAGTATAG
- the queD gene encoding 6-carboxytetrahydropterin synthase QueD, with protein MNRTIDITKIFTFDSAHKLEDYDGECKFLHGHTYKLEITIRGEIDNRGIVIDFNELKEIVKEKVIDVLDHKYLNEVFDFNPTCENILLWIFNEIDNAIKKDKCWLKKVVLWETPTSYATLER; from the coding sequence ATGAATAGAACAATAGATATAACAAAAATATTTACTTTTGATAGTGCACATAAATTAGAAGATTATGATGGAGAATGTAAATTTTTACATGGGCATACTTATAAACTTGAAATTACAATAAGAGGAGAAATTGATAACAGAGGTATTGTAATTGATTTTAATGAATTAAAGGAAATAGTCAAAGAGAAAGTTATTGATGTTCTAGATCACAAATATTTAAATGAAGTATTTGATTTCAATCCAACTTGCGAAAACATTTTGCTATGGATATTTAATGAAATCGATAATGCAATAAAAAAAGATAAATGTTGGCTTAAAAAAGTTGTTCTTTGGGAGACGCCAACAAGTTACGCAACTTTAGAAAGGTAG
- a CDS encoding NAD-dependent epimerase/dehydratase family protein produces MILVTGAAGFIGSNLCELLLNKGYKVIGIDNFYNNYERWIKEYHLKYCLGNPNFIFLEYNILEPNIIKLIEGLKIDCIIHLADIPGVTACSEVNFDEYIKYNITATQRMLDAIKNKGVKKLIYASSSTVYGDNDSLPMSELQNPKPISLYGVTKLAGETLCHYYGKVYDIDVSILRFFTVYGPRQRPDMAFHNFIKKIIKEEEICIYGDGEQRRDFIYVEDICEIILNLLDLDLKNEVINVGGGITLSVNESIKIIEKLLNKKAIVKYIEPIIEEQIITYASVEKLQDIITLDKRTDIYEGLKKEISYIRSLYNLKK; encoded by the coding sequence ATGATTTTAGTTACTGGTGCAGCGGGCTTTATAGGTAGTAATTTATGCGAATTACTATTAAATAAAGGATATAAGGTAATAGGCATCGACAATTTTTATAATAATTATGAAAGATGGATTAAAGAATATCATTTAAAATATTGCCTAGGAAATCCAAATTTTATTTTTTTAGAGTATAATATTTTAGAACCAAATATAATTAAGCTAATCGAAGGGTTAAAAATTGACTGTATTATTCATCTTGCTGATATACCAGGTGTAACTGCATGTAGTGAAGTTAATTTTGATGAATATATAAAATATAATATTACTGCAACACAAAGAATGTTAGATGCAATTAAAAATAAAGGAGTTAAAAAATTGATTTATGCTTCTTCTTCAACAGTATACGGAGATAATGATAGCTTGCCAATGTCAGAATTGCAAAACCCAAAACCTATTTCCTTGTATGGTGTTACTAAGTTAGCTGGTGAGACTTTATGTCATTATTATGGTAAGGTATATGATATTGATGTATCTATATTAAGATTTTTTACAGTTTATGGACCTAGACAAAGACCCGATATGGCATTTCATAATTTTATAAAAAAAATTATAAAAGAAGAAGAAATTTGTATATATGGAGATGGTGAACAGAGGCGTGACTTTATTTATGTAGAGGATATTTGTGAAATAATATTAAATTTATTAGATTTAGATCTAAAAAATGAGGTAATAAATGTTGGTGGTGGTATTACTTTAAGCGTAAATGAATCTATTAAAATTATTGAAAAGCTACTTAATAAAAAGGCTATAGTTAAATATATTGAGCCTATAATAGAAGAGCAAATTATTACTTATGCTTCAGTTGAAAAACTACAAGATATTATTACGCTAGATAAAAGAACGGATATATATGAGGGTTTGAAAAAGGAAATAAGTTATATTAGAAGTTTATATAACTTAAAAAAATAA
- the queC gene encoding 7-cyano-7-deazaguanine synthase QueC, which produces MKKAVILLSGGLDSTTCMGIAQNEGYELYPISFDYGQRHRRELEAAKKIAEYYKVKEHKIISLDNVGGSALTDKNIDVPEYKGDGEIPVTYVPARNILFLSYALGYAEVIGAEAIFIGVSSVDYSGYPDCRPEFIKAFQKVVDVGTAAGVKGKSIKIIAPLINLSKAETIKLGTKYGVPYHLTTSCYNGKEKACGVCDSCTLRLKGFAEAGIEDPIEYI; this is translated from the coding sequence ATGAAAAAAGCAGTTATCTTGCTTTCAGGAGGTTTAGACAGTACTACTTGTATGGGTATTGCTCAAAATGAAGGGTATGAATTGTATCCTATTTCTTTTGATTATGGACAAAGACATAGAAGAGAATTAGAAGCTGCAAAAAAAATAGCAGAGTATTATAAAGTGAAAGAACACAAGATTATTTCATTAGATAATGTAGGTGGTAGTGCTCTTACAGATAAAAATATAGATGTACCTGAATATAAAGGTGATGGAGAAATTCCAGTTACTTATGTACCAGCTAGAAATATTTTATTTTTAAGTTATGCTTTAGGTTATGCTGAAGTAATTGGGGCAGAAGCGATTTTCATAGGCGTGAGTTCTGTTGATTACAGTGGATATCCTGATTGTAGGCCAGAATTTATAAAGGCATTTCAAAAAGTAGTTGATGTGGGAACAGCTGCAGGGGTTAAAGGTAAATCTATAAAGATAATTGCTCCTCTTATTAATTTATCGAAAGCAGAAACAATAAAACTTGGTACTAAGTATGGTGTTCCATATCATCTTACAACTAGTTGTTATAATGGAAAAGAAAAAGCTTGTGGAGTATGTGATAGCTGCACATTAAGATTAAAAGGATTTGCAGAAGCTGGAATAGAAGATCCAATAGAATATATTTAG
- the oraE gene encoding D-ornithine 4,5-aminomutase subunit OraE, with translation MQLKPNEKLNIENILKDLDKYRPKRRGWTWRKGTGQKRKIGEFEYYDTSEPLKQSQPLPAAKSFDDIDPQPDSIITTEIASGRFEDDIRRMRMAAWHGADHIMVIRTAGQSHFDGLIEGTPQGIGGIPVTRKQVRAQRKALDIIEEEVGRPINYHSYVSGVAGPEIAVMFAEEGVNGAHQDPQYNVLYRNINMIRSFVDAAVAKRVMVWADMAQIDGAHNANATAIKAWKVMPELMVQHAINSMFSVKVGMKKENICLSTVPPTAPPAPCMRLDLPYAVALRELFKEYKMRAQMNTKYMESSTREATVTHVLNLLISKLTRADIQSTITPDEGRNVPWHIYNMEACDTAKQALIGMDGLKEMVQLRRHEGELARKVRELKERAVLFMEEILEVGGYFKAVELGFFVDSGYYPERNGDGIVRKIDGGIGAGTVVEREEDYMAPVTAHFGYNNIAQYDESAVDNPSKLIGGCTFENPDKIIFIDELDENDNVYKRLEETRELRETSKIKPEMEWQGDGIIQITLFLPTEERVAEVAAVEIGKRMGLEDVEVIHKEIMQLAEGTRIELKGRVPFTIDTSKLVIPPKPEVMSDEEIRAEIEAKPMRIVAATVGQDEHSVGLREIIDIKHGGIEKYGIECHYLGTSVPVEKLVDAAIELDADAILASTIISHDDVHYKNMKKLHELCIEKGIRDKVIIACGGTQVSNELAVEQGVDAGFGRGTKGVHVATFLVKKRREMKEKLRNEN, from the coding sequence ATGCAGTTAAAACCAAATGAAAAATTAAATATTGAAAATATCTTAAAAGATTTAGATAAATATAGACCTAAGAGAAGAGGTTGGACTTGGAGAAAGGGAACAGGACAAAAAAGAAAAATAGGTGAATTTGAGTATTATGATACTTCAGAACCTTTAAAGCAGAGTCAACCACTGCCTGCTGCAAAAAGTTTTGATGACATAGATCCACAGCCTGATAGTATTATAACAACAGAAATTGCATCTGGAAGATTTGAAGATGATATTAGACGTATGAGAATGGCAGCTTGGCATGGTGCTGATCATATAATGGTAATAAGGACTGCAGGACAGAGTCACTTTGATGGTCTTATTGAGGGTACTCCACAAGGTATTGGTGGTATACCTGTTACAAGAAAACAGGTTAGAGCGCAAAGGAAAGCTCTTGATATAATCGAAGAAGAAGTAGGAAGACCTATAAATTACCATTCATATGTAAGTGGAGTAGCAGGGCCTGAAATAGCTGTTATGTTTGCTGAAGAAGGAGTAAATGGTGCACATCAAGACCCTCAGTATAATGTCCTTTACAGAAATATTAATATGATTAGATCTTTTGTTGATGCAGCAGTTGCAAAACGAGTAATGGTTTGGGCAGATATGGCACAGATAGATGGTGCACATAATGCTAATGCAACAGCTATTAAAGCTTGGAAAGTTATGCCAGAACTTATGGTTCAACATGCTATTAACTCAATGTTTTCAGTAAAAGTAGGAATGAAAAAAGAAAATATTTGTCTTTCAACAGTACCACCAACAGCACCACCAGCTCCTTGTATGAGATTGGATTTACCTTATGCAGTTGCTTTAAGAGAGTTATTTAAAGAGTATAAAATGAGAGCACAAATGAATACAAAATATATGGAATCATCAACTAGAGAGGCAACTGTAACACATGTTCTAAACTTACTTATTTCTAAATTAACAAGAGCTGATATACAATCAACTATTACACCTGATGAAGGTAGAAATGTGCCATGGCATATTTATAATATGGAAGCTTGTGATACAGCTAAACAAGCTCTTATTGGTATGGATGGTCTTAAGGAAATGGTACAGCTTAGAAGACATGAAGGAGAGCTAGCTCGTAAGGTTAGAGAATTAAAAGAGAGAGCAGTATTATTTATGGAAGAGATTTTAGAAGTTGGTGGATATTTTAAAGCTGTTGAATTAGGTTTCTTTGTAGATTCAGGATATTATCCAGAAAGAAACGGTGATGGTATAGTAAGAAAAATTGATGGAGGTATAGGTGCTGGTACAGTAGTTGAAAGAGAAGAAGATTATATGGCACCTGTAACAGCACATTTTGGATATAATAATATAGCTCAATATGATGAAAGTGCTGTAGATAATCCTTCAAAACTTATTGGTGGATGTACATTTGAAAATCCAGACAAAATCATTTTTATAGATGAGTTGGATGAAAATGATAATGTATATAAGAGACTAGAAGAAACAAGAGAACTTAGAGAAACTAGTAAAATAAAACCTGAAATGGAATGGCAAGGTGATGGAATTATACAGATTACTCTATTCTTGCCAACTGAGGAGAGGGTTGCAGAAGTTGCTGCTGTCGAAATAGGAAAACGAATGGGACTAGAAGATGTTGAAGTTATTCATAAAGAAATCATGCAGTTAGCGGAAGGTACAAGAATAGAATTAAAAGGTAGAGTTCCATTTACAATCGATACTAGCAAATTAGTTATTCCACCAAAACCAGAAGTAATGTCTGATGAAGAAATAAGAGCTGAAATTGAAGCAAAGCCAATGAGAATTGTTGCAGCTACAGTAGGCCAAGATGAACATTCAGTAGGATTAAGAGAAATAATAGATATTAAGCATGGTGGAATTGAAAAGTATGGTATTGAGTGTCATTACTTAGGAACATCTGTGCCTGTTGAGAAATTAGTAGATGCTGCTATAGAATTAGATGCAGATGCAATTTTAGCTTCAACAATTATCAGTCATGATGACGTGCATTATAAAAATATGAAAAAATTACATGAACTTTGTATTGAAAAAGGTATTAGAGATAAAGTTATAATAGCTTGTGGTGGAACTCAGGTTTCAAATGAACTAGCAGTAGAACAAGGTGTTGATGCAGGATTTGGTAGAGGAACTAAAGGTGTACATGTAGCTACTTTCTTAGTAAAGAAACGTAGGGAAATGAAGGAGAAATTGAGAAATGAGAATTAA
- a CDS encoding GlmL-related ornithine degradation protein, with protein sequence MRINVLVAEIGSTTTVVNAFDGIYSSCPTFVGQGQAPTTVLEGDVNIGLKGAIESLRKNIGASKIEYDELLATSSAAGGLRMTVHGLVYDMTVRAAKEAALGAGANIHQITAGKLRKSDLKKLVAIRPNIILIAGGVDYGERDTALYNAELIAELGLKIPIIYAGNIENHDDIRDIFEDTNTRLYIVENVYPKIDQLNIEPTRRVIQEVFEEHITNAPGMKKVREMVTGNIIPTPGAVMVASKLLYNEIGDLITIDVGGATTDVHSVTEGSDEINRMLISPEPLAKRTVEGDLGVYVNMNNVVERLGIDKLCEKLKVDEETITDLMRNYKPIPESELEKRLVEELTLEAVITAVKRHCGRFRHLYGPNGKKTIAEGKDLTNVKYIIGTGGALTRLPNRVEILRKIALSNKGNELLPTKEAKILIDNNYIMASLGVLSKKYPDAAIKLLKESLKIN encoded by the coding sequence ATGAGAATTAATGTTTTAGTAGCAGAAATTGGTAGTACTACAACTGTAGTAAATGCATTTGATGGAATATATAGCTCCTGTCCAACTTTTGTTGGGCAGGGGCAAGCTCCAACAACTGTGCTTGAAGGTGATGTTAACATTGGTTTAAAAGGAGCTATTGAAAGTTTAAGAAAAAATATTGGGGCTAGTAAAATTGAATATGATGAATTGCTTGCTACAAGTAGTGCTGCAGGCGGTTTGAGAATGACTGTGCATGGACTTGTTTATGACATGACAGTTAGAGCAGCTAAGGAAGCAGCTTTAGGAGCAGGTGCTAATATTCATCAGATTACAGCTGGTAAATTAAGAAAAAGTGATTTAAAGAAGTTAGTTGCTATAAGACCTAATATTATTCTTATAGCAGGTGGAGTAGATTATGGAGAGAGAGATACAGCTTTATATAATGCAGAGTTGATTGCAGAATTAGGCTTGAAAATACCTATTATTTATGCAGGTAATATAGAAAACCATGACGATATTAGAGATATTTTCGAAGATACAAACACAAGACTATATATTGTTGAAAATGTATACCCCAAAATTGACCAACTGAATATAGAGCCGACTAGAAGAGTTATTCAGGAAGTGTTTGAAGAACATATAACTAACGCTCCAGGAATGAAAAAAGTACGTGAAATGGTAACAGGTAATATTATACCAACACCAGGCGCAGTGATGGTAGCTTCAAAGTTACTATATAATGAGATAGGAGATTTAATAACTATTGATGTGGGTGGTGCTACAACTGATGTACATTCAGTAACAGAAGGTAGTGATGAAATAAATAGGATGTTAATAAGCCCAGAACCTTTAGCTAAGAGAACAGTTGAAGGAGATTTAGGTGTATATGTAAATATGAATAATGTTGTAGAAAGATTAGGTATCGATAAACTGTGTGAAAAGCTTAAGGTAGATGAAGAAACTATTACAGATTTGATGAGGAATTATAAGCCTATACCAGAAAGTGAATTAGAAAAGAGACTAGTTGAAGAACTTACATTAGAGGCTGTTATAACAGCTGTAAAGAGACATTGTGGGCGTTTTAGACATTTATATGGCCCGAATGGTAAAAAAACTATTGCTGAAGGAAAAGATTTAACAAATGTGAAATACATTATTGGTACTGGAGGAGCATTAACGAGGCTACCAAATAGAGTTGAGATTTTAAGAAAGATTGCACTTAGCAATAAAGGTAATGAATTATTACCTACAAAAGAGGCTAAGATTTTAATAGATAATAATTATATTATGGCTTCACTTGGTGTACTGTCTAAAAAATACCCTGATGCTGCAATTAAGTTATTAAAAGAAAGTCTAAAAATAAACTAG
- a CDS encoding ornithine aminomutase subunit alpha produces the protein MKRPDDFETRRQHLKDLTEEELEKRFWELAEKIVDPLIELAYKHTSPSIERSVLLRMGFSSLEAKAIVEGAVDRGLLGKGAGHLVYRLAKEKGMDIREAGLKLAEGEMWDEVVSIFRGGEC, from the coding sequence ATGAAAAGACCAGATGATTTTGAAACTAGAAGACAGCATTTAAAAGATTTAACAGAAGAAGAATTAGAAAAAAGATTTTGGGAATTAGCAGAGAAAATAGTTGATCCTTTAATAGAGTTAGCATACAAGCATACTTCTCCTTCAATTGAAAGATCTGTACTATTAAGAATGGGCTTTTCAAGTTTAGAAGCTAAAGCTATTGTTGAAGGAGCGGTTGATAGAGGATTATTAGGTAAAGGTGCAGGACACTTAGTATATAGACTTGCTAAAGAAAAAGGTATGGATATCCGTGAAGCTGGTTTGAAACTTGCTGAAGGAGAAATGTGGGATGAAGTTGTTAGCATTTTTAGAGGAGGTGAGTGTTAA